Part of the Oreochromis aureus strain Israel breed Guangdong linkage group 20, ZZ_aureus, whole genome shotgun sequence genome, GGCTACAGCTGTTGAATTAGTGCAGTTGTTGCCCAGGATCAGTCTTCTCTTTCCTAAATCCACCGCTCCTGAAATGATGCTTTCCCACTGCGGATGCCGAGGCCCAGGGGTTGATTGTACCACCAAATTATGGCCGCCGGGAGAAGTTGTCTGAACATTAGTGCTCACCACGTCAACAAAATGACCTTCACACCAGCTGCTAGAATCTGGTTGTTGGTGATAAACCTCATCCACATTCTGCATCCTCTCCTGAAGCTGCTGCCAGGCTTCCTGACATCTCAGCCAGGCAAAGTTCCAGACACGCATCCCCCGGGAGCCCTGCAGGAAGCTGGCCTGTGCCTTTACCTCCTGGAATTTCTCCGGGCTGAACTGTTGGAACCTGTCATGGAAAGCCTGGAGGATGGAGCTGTCAGTGCATGAAGGGGAAACACCGGTGGTGGCTGGATGTGAGCCTTGCTCTGTATGGATGTCAAACTGACAAAGGGATGCAATGTTTGGACTAGAGTCTTGGTTTTGGAGCAGAGTGTCTCTTTGTTTAACCTGTGAGGCACTTTCAAGGTCCTGCACTGCATGGATTCTGGACTGACACTGGTCCAGGTAATCAATGCATTCACTGGCCAGTGCTGTTGCCTGTTTataaaagaaatgtttatttaaattaaagtaaacaaaaaagacttcttactactttttttttttaagtagttcTAACCAAGAAAGTCAGATGTTACAAAATGCAAAGTTTGGGGTTCCCAAACAGGCAAAACATGTAGTATGAGAGCGCTAACTGCAAACTGAATACCTGAAACTGCGACAAGTCTGAAATACAAACCTGCTCACAAAAATCGCACACGTTGACCATGATCTGCAGCTCTCTGCCGCATGCCTCTGCTCGGCACAGGAAGTCCTCCAGGCCTGACTTGAAAGTACAGACAAAATCCCTGAACGCCTCAGTCTCTGGGTAGGAGATCCCTCTCTGCTGAAGCTGCTCGGCCTCTGACACCAAAGACATGGCGTGGTGCCGTCGGTCCTGCAGGGGGACAGAAAGAGAGACTCAGAGAgctgcacaaacaaacacaaatgcaggGAGAGCGGCAATCACAAATAAAATCTTAGACTGACATTAGCTTCAATTAGGAAACCAGTGAAGCTGTTGAGGATCTGCTCCATTCTGTCTCCAGAGTCCTCCACTGACTCTGCTTCCAGCAGATGGTGCTCTCCCTCCTCATTAAACCACTGCTGAATCTACAGAGGGGTGGAGACACAGAAATTATGTATTTGGTAATGTAGCATATAAGAAAACTGAATATGTGCAGACTCCAGTGTGTGCATATGCATATTCAGGTGTAACTAAACTGAGTTAATTAAAGCGTTTTAGTGtccaatattttttatttttgtcattcaCATTATAACAAAAAGAGAgcaggaataaaatataaactgttTGTATATGacctgttatatatatatatatgtatatatatagtgtTCGATGCGAGGAAAATTTACCATCAGTGCCTGATTTAAATATGTAATGCAGTGATATTAAAAGCCACAAACTAGAGGAAATCTTGCACAAGccctcattttttctttttaacactaTATTCTATATGATCAATTACAGCTAAATtatacttttcatttatttacacaCAAAAATCCTGAAATTCTACACTTCATCACAGCCACCTAATTCCTTGCTGAATCAGTGGCCTTTTGTGACATCAGGATCGCAGGACCTACACCAACTTTAGTCTAAAAATACCTTTTCAAATAAGAAACCTTTAACCTTAGTAAACAGAACATCAGTTAACGTACCTGTGTGAAGTGCCCCTCCATCTCTCTGAGTTGAAGCAGGTACTCCAGGTGCTCCAGCGACACGTTGGACCGCTGCACGAGGACGTGAGCCTGCTCCTCAACGTGGTTGTACAGACCTGTCACAGAGTCCACTGCATCACTGTATTGAGGAAAACGTAACATCAAAGGCTTCAGAAAGAAGTTGATAAAAGTAGTGaatgtcattttaaacatttccatGTACTCCAGCACCGCCAATGAAGATGAGACCACACTTTAATGTAACTTACCTGATAAGATAAAGGCCAGTACCTACTCAAAGTGTATGAAAACACTTGGCTTACTTATAAATGAATCAGTGTGTCTAGCCTCATGCTCTTTCCTGTACTTGTTgtttcatattcaataaacaaCGGCAAATGTGATGTTAAGATGACACTCTGTTATTCTAACAATGTTTAATTGCCAGTTATAAAAGATACTGACACTTGTTTCACAGCAAAACTGGAATCAGACTGTAGGACAACAGCTGGGATTTTCTACACTTGCAATCATAGCATGAGGATGATTTGTGGTTACCTAAAGTCCTCGCAGTGGGGGTATTTGAGGTCCCTCTCCTTCCTTAGCCTAGCCAGGATAGCTCCACCCTCTCTCTGCAGGCTGACCAATCGGCTGTCCTCCAGAACATCCCTCATCAGAGTCCTCTGGTCTATCATGCACTGCTGCACACCCTGTTacataaaaaccaaacaaagacgTAGTTACAGAAGAGAAGGTAACCTCAATTTCCAACGTCcaaataacaaaatgaaaaatcagtCAAAGGTGAGTGTTCGAGTACCTGTACAGTATCTGTCCTCCGGGGCTCCTCGAGCTTGCTGATGGCTCTCAGGAGCAGGCTGGAGGCCACATGCAGATCGTAGACAAATGGGAAGAGTTTCTACAGAATAAAAGATGTGGATAAGCAGTGAAGAGGCAGACAGGCAGGGACAAATGGAAACAGTTAATATCATAATGTGACGGCCTCACCTGATGTAGCTCCTTCCAGTCAACGTTACCATGAGACAGTGTCCCATCCAGGTGTGAACTCAGCTGACTCGCCTCCGCCAGCTTCAGCAAAGATTTCACTGATGTCACTATATCAGTCTGTCAAATTACCAGGAACATATTAAAGTCATTGCTCAGTATTTAACCACAGGAGATTGTTCACTTATCACCTTTAGCAGACACACTGTAGATTTGTATGTAATCTGGTTTATTAAATCCTTTAAATTCTacatttgttgctttaattttaACTAATTAGCGCACGGACAAAACTGGAACTTTGGACCTCTCGTGTGTTTGCTGGTATTTGATTTAGGTGATTGTCCTTACAAGATCAACAGCAGATCATTTTGATCTATttagttttataattagttcaTCTTATACACCCCTGAATACAAAACATTTGATAAAGAAAACTATGATCATTATCTTTGATTAAAGATCTGTTCTTCCTTCAACAGCTGATAGTCATGCAATATGAcatattttactcttttacttAAGAAAATATTGTTTGCTAGATGCAAACACATATCCGAGATTAGATTTCAttcacaaaatttaaaaatggtCTTGTGGGGAACAGGATTGTAAATGCAAAGATTCTCAAGATGTAAGATATTTGCATGTCTAGACACACATGCTTTTGCACTCTTAGAAATAATgcataatatatacatatatgggatgtaatacacacacacacacacacacacacacacacacacacacacacacacacacacacacacacacacacacacagatgttcaGTGAGCTGGGTTAGAGTTTGTGCTGAGCTGCTTTACAAGGGCTTTCTGTTAAAAATGGATGTAAAGAGTGAAAAAGCTGACCTGTATCCCTGGACACCTTTCTGGTCTGAAGTTATTCTCTTTGTCCACCAGCAGAACCAAACTGCTCACTGCTTGGGGGCGCTGTTCCTGCAACGGTTTAACACTCCACTGAGCTAATCATGACAAATAAATCAACACATGTATACTGAAAACTAATGTCATCTCTTGCTCTCTTGCAAATAAGCAGGGTGCTGATGCATTTTAGGACTTGATCTTTCACCCAGTATTTATGATctgcaaacagcagcactcagcCAGAGATTAACACATAAAACATCAATTACCTGTGATCAGCTGTAGCAAACTGTAATAAGGAAAGTTTGTTGGCTTCATACCTGAAGAGTCATCAAAGCCTTATAGAGGTGCGGCTGAGGATTAGTTTTCCTCGCATCGAACACTAGTGTCATCCCACTGTCTCTGATTTCTGtcctacaaaaacaaacatgccaACTAGCACACAGAAATTCTACAAATTAAACGGAGACAACCACATAAATGAGAAAACTCCTGCTTTCCAGCAGGTCTGTGAATGTAGAGTGGGTCTATTTTAAGCTTTTGGTTGaatgatttattcatttcttaCCTGGTAATAGAGTGGAAGTACAGCAGCATCTGGAAGATCTCCTGGCTTGTTACAGCTGTTCGCCATCCCGGGTGGTCACCATACAGTTCAACTACTGCCCTGCCTGTCCTGTCTCTGCCGCCTGGAGGGGTAAGAGAAAGGAGAGgtgaggagaaaaataaaaataaaatatgttgcGTACGCAGGAGGGTTTTCACAAACGAGCTGATATATTTTCAAAAGTTTGAAAGTGAGAAAAACTTTGCAAAATAATACTGCAGCTGACAAAATAGTAAGGACATACTAACTGATAGCAGCACATGGTGAGGACGAGGACGAAAgtctagaataataataatcaaaaaaGAGAAGCAAACAGATGGTTCAACGTTTCTAGGTACAATGCATAGTAGTGAAGTCTTCTATTAGGAGTAATAGGTTATGCAGCAGTATTCATATTTAAGATTTCATCATTGCATGATTACCTCTAACTACAGGTCAGTGTGCTTCGCCTGCTTCACATTTACATGAGGAGTCCAACAACACATTGCAGCAACCAAAGACAAACAAACTAGACCCGATCAGGGTCATTCACATCTTCCTGTAGAATTCACTTGGTTGAATTCTGAAACCACACTGTTAGATGCCTCCAAGTTAAACACAACACTTTATAAGTGAATTACACTGCAAATGTTGCAAAGTAAAGGTTCTCTATGAGAGCaaagataataaaatatttattttcataaataaataaaatcagactCTCACACTGAAATAATGTCATATATTAGATAGCAGAGTTACCCTTTCGTGCAATGAGATTTTTATATTGATGCTTTTACACTGCAGCCCTGAACCTTTCTAGATTTTATCCAACAGAGGTGCAGTCAGGTCATCAAGCAGTCTGATGTGTAACTGCACCCAACAGTCTAGTAAAGCCACAGCTAGCTAGTGGACTTCTGGTGTTCCGCCTACTGCACGCTATACTCAGAAAGCATACTTGCATAAACCCAATGGAGTATTTCTTACAGTGGTATTTGTGAGAAAGGGCAACAATGTCCCAAGATGATTCTTCAATCAGTGCACATGGATTTTAATGGGTagcgttttattttatttattgtttaccTGTGAGAGATGCTACTCCCAGATAGAGGGGGTGGGCTCCGGGGTCTGGAGATCCTAGAGGTAAGTGGTCAGGTCTAGGACGAGCAGAGGGAGGCCGGGAGGTCTTCTGTGTCCCTGCCACTAGAGGTGTATCTGTCTGTGATGGTTTCTGTGTTTGCTGGCTGTTTCTACTAGTTATGGAAGCGCTGCCAGGCTGATCACCATCTGAAGaaagtttgaaaataaaataaaatgaacctAACAACAGCAAAAACGACTGCAAAAACAACTACAGGGAAGAATGACTTAAGTGTGTACCTGGAACAGCCATCTTCCTCCTGTTGATCTTTGGTGAAACTAATCTGAAGGCGgtgctgtttttacatttaaccACATGCAGCTGGGGAATCTCTGCACAGGAGTTGGTATTTTCTCTCCTGACATTTTTACCATCGACGATAACCAGTTCACACTTCTCTGAGGTGTCCACCACAGCAGTGGAGAGGGATGAACACCTTTTATCCGATGTGCATACTTGTCTGTTTTGTGATGCTGTGAAAGGGCTCCCCGCAGAACTTGTTCTGTTTGGCAGCTGTTCGCAGGGTTTGAGGGTCACGTGCTTCCCAGAAATTTCACTAGAACTAAATGGTAATCCGTGGTGTTTGGTGGAGACACGTGACTGTGCAGTATCATGTGAGCTCGACTGAGCTTTAGCGTTGGTCATCTGTGTTTCTACTGTTGAATTTGTTCCATTCACATTATGTGTGCTGCCATAGGCAGATTTTACATCCAGTGGTTCCCTAAATGGCACTGTGGTCCTATCATATGTCTGCTCTGGTAGCTCACCAAATTGACAAGCATTTATTCCCCTGTAATCCATACAGGGGGTGATGTTTGTATCTCCTGGTTTCCAATACGGAGTTGTGTCATAGTCTCCCGACTCCTTACAAACAGCTTCAGCACGGTGGTTTTGCATCCCAGAGTCACAATACATTCTTTGAACATTAAAACACAGATCCCTTGTTTCAGTCTCAAGTGGCCCCTGTCTGTTATTACACAGTGAAAAATCACCATCCTCCTCCACCACAGCTAATGCAGTTcccttctctttctcctttccAAAGGTGACGGGATTTTGCAGCGCAGCCTGGTAGGAGTCCCTGTATCGACACCTCAGTTCCTGAGCCCTGGAAACCTTCCCGCCCTGTTTTCTTCTCATGCATGGAGTACAGGGTTTCTCTGAGAAATGCACAGTCCGGACACACTCAGAGGGATCAGTGAAGTCAGAGTGAGGGTGGTGCGGTTGGGAATGACTGAAAGTGGATGGGGGTCCTTTTTCTGCAGACGCGTTGGGTCTAAGATGACTTTGCGTTTGAGGTTTTGCAGGTAACTGCACTTGTGCTTgccactgtgtgggaggtggcATCCGTGTTGCTGTCTGCCCTTGTGTTTGACTGTGTGAATCCTGTGGCTGGATTTGTGCAAGTCTCTGTGGATATCTCTGCATTTGTCCCTGAATTTGTGCGTGTGGTTGGATTTGTGcctctgatttttgtttttcttctttaactgACTGAGCTCTACCAAAAAGCATAGTGGCTTGAAGGATATCAATATATTCCCCTTCTGCACCAACAATGGGTGCTGGCTCACCTCTACTGGTATCTTGAAGGTTTCTATCTTTACCTTTATCTTGCTCTGTGATTTCAGCACCCTTATCTTCACCTTTGCATACAATTAGATCAGTATTCGTAGGGGTCCACGTATCTGAAACAGTGCTTGGTTTTGTGCTTGTACTTTTCCCAGTAAAGCGGCTATCCCACGTGTTAGGGGACACCCAGCCTAAAGGCTTAGGCTCTGATTCAGTCTCTGTAACTCTGATCAGCCTTGACGAAGAAGCAGCACTAGCATCAACCAAGCAAAGTGACACAGCAATACCGTGCTTCGCTGGACATATTCTGGTCTCCACGGAGAAGGCAGAGGGATGTGAAGAAGATGTTAAAACTGAAGTTTGAATGGTTAGAGGAAGCGGTTTGAGTGCAGATTCCTTTGAAGGAATAACTGGTAAAGATTCATTAGATAAAGAATTAGgaagaggtgaaaggagagGAAGCGGAGATGGCAAAGGAGGATATGAGCGAGGAGCAGAGGCCATACTACTCCTAGCACTGTGTGGCCTGTCTGCAAATTCAGGCACGGCCACCCGTTCCCATGGTAACCTCACCACGCCCTGCTCTGTGGCGAGCAGGCATCGGCTGAGAGGCGTTCCCTGGCGGCCGTCGTTGAGCTCATCTAACCAGTCAAGGCTGAATATGCAAGGATAGGAAGTTTCAGGGATTGGGGTTTCCTCTACTACTTCCTCCAATAAGTCCTCGTCTTCCAGGAGGCTGCAAACCACGATGCGAGCTGATTGGTCACAGAATGGTGCCACCTGGAGATAAAAATCACCTGGCTGAAGTAGCACTGGGTCGATGGGAGCAAGATGGACGACAACTTGGTCACATAAGCACAGAGGCCAGCCCTCATAGACGAAAAGAACACCAGAGTACGGAGCCTAAAGGGGACAGGACATGGGCAACAGAAAGAAGTGTACTCAGTATTCTGCTCCATATTAACAGAATTGCTGAATGGACATAAAAGTCTCTTTAGCTTAGCATCCCACTGGAGTTTACAAACAATGACTTACACATGCAGCCTGCTGCACGGTGTCTAAGATGTGCTTGGCTGGGACCAGAAAGTCCAGCAAGCACCGCAGGGCGTCTCCCTGATAATGACTGTCGATGACTTGGAAGAGCTGGCTGAGAAGCGTGGGGGCGGTGGCCTCAAAGGGCGGGAACAGCACAGACAGAAGGTTTTGGATGGATCCCTCGAGAGAATCAAAGTTCTGGAAACATAAGAGAGAGCAGAAAGCTACAGATATTACTTGGCAACAACTTTTTGAAACTTCATACCACTGATTTCCCGAATTACATCATGATGTCAGTGaccaaaaaaataatcaaacacCTCAATGTCCTACATCATTTTTACATATATTGATTCAGCTGCTTAGAAGTTGAACCTTACTGCAGTCAGTCAACATTTCATtctcaatttaaaaataaaatgtaaaaattctaTTAattagtgtgatttttatcatcTGAAATCATATTTAGACTAAATCTGTGCTAGTCAGTATTTCTAACCTTTGAGATGCTGGGATTCTTGCTTGATAActgattaataaaatattcGACAATCAACTGATCAATTTATCAGGTATCAAAACTGTGACTTTATGTTAACCGCATAAAATATTTACTTAGTGCAGTGCAAAGTAATACTAAACAGCAGTAAAGCAAGAGTCAGCTGCTTCCATCTGCCTGTTGTCCACAGTAAATTACAGAGGCCTTGTCCTCATGCTCAGAGAACagcttcacaaacacacaaacacaaacgccTCAGGCTCATCAATGAATATCGAGGCAGCCGGCCTGACAACAAACATCCAAGTAAACATAGTGTGTGATGGCTGGTCCCGAGGCTCACAGGCCTCCTGGTTTATAGTTTCACATTCCCTTTGACCTGAACTCATGGCCCACTACCCACTTTTAGGCCCTTCTTTATTTAGACCAGCAAAGGCCACAGCACCAGACCTCTGGGGTtaacatacagtatatacacgTACACGGGGGGTATATGGCTTAGAAGAAAAGTGATGTGTGAATCTCCATGCAGAAGTTGGATCTTATTACAGCTGGATAGAGTGAGCATAGTTGTTTTGccagaaagaaaaagcacattTTCATACATGCCAAACCAGAATGTAAAAGTCACCGTGTACTGCATATTCTCATTAAGATTATGTACCACTCAGCTCAAAGATTCAAAGCTGGAGTGACAGACATGGATAAGCAGAGATGGAGACATACTGTAGACGTGTTTGGGTGTGATGAATTAGCTCCTCTGACACTGATACTTGCTCGCTGTCTCGTGTTCAAaccaattcagttcagttgtatttttatatagtgccaaatcacaacaacactgGCCTCAAGGCCCTTTAAgttgtaaagtaaagactctacaataatacagaaaatcGCCCCCAAATTAGATGACCTACCATGAGGAAGCACTTaacaacagtgggaaggaaaatctcccttttaacaggaagaaacctccaccaGAATGAGGCTCAGGCATTGGCCACCATGTAAATGAGAACGGGCAAGAGATATCGTGTGTTCTGTATCTTTTTCTTGCCACTTCTATGAAGAGCTGTGCGGCACTTTTGGTCTTCGTTAAGCAGTTTTAAGCATTCATATTTGCATTTTCTCAAAAGTGACTTTTTCAGTTCTATGCATAACGTGCCTAAAGGTttcatcttattttatttttttgctgctgcctgTTCTCATTTACCATGTGGCCATCTACCTTCTTCATCTCATCCCCTTACATTATCATCCAAGGAACGCTGCAATCTCCACCAGTCCATAGCGCCTACAGCTTCAGAAACAACACTGTGACTCAGAGCTGTTTAGTCAGCTTTGACACATCCCGCTGGGATACAACACAACAATGGCTACTGgggtaaaaagaaagaaaaggataaggggggtgtttagaaaaaagtgGTGGTGGGTGCTAAATGAGAGAAGGATATGGATGGCTACAGACTGAAGCTCTTTATGAAGTGTAAGCAAATTCAGCTCATAGcacatacattttaaatgaaaggttttCCTGTCTTAATCACCAAGAAAAGCACACCAGCTTCATCAACTCTTAAATGATGCCAGTGAAAGGGTATGCTGGTGTGGAGGTCTACATACAGGCCTCTGATTCAAGCTGTGCCTACACTGCTGGTGATGAGTAAGCTGTGAGAAGCAGGACAAATCACCAGTTACTGCATGTGCACCAACAAAGATGCATATTTAAGCAATTTTTTAAATGCGTGTTTTTTAACTTGTGTGTTTACTGGTTAGCCTGCCTCCAGCATGCGGCGTATGAGCGGACTGCGCAGGCATGTCTCTCTGCCTAGGCAGATTCACATGGCTCTATATAAACACCCGGATCTTTCTCACTCAGCCACTGAAATAAATGACGATGCTCACATTACTGTGGATAAGATGTCCCGGTGCTGGAGCTGAGGACAGTTTGAATATTTCTGTCCAGTATCATTATGAAGCAGAAATAGTCCTTGAACATTCCTGATGTCAAGGAGGTTCCTGTCTGGACAAGAAGAAAATACTTAAcactaaagaaagaaaagagtgcATGGTGACTTAATACATCCCCTTGTTCCATGTGCTTCTTGGggaatttttcctttttcatcagTAGTATCTGGTGGCAAGGGACAGGAAATGAAGGACAAGGGAATAAAATGCACCAAAGGTCTCTGGTTGGATTTGATACGAGGACAATGCGATTACATGCTGTCCCTCTTTGATCCCTAAACTAGGACACCAGCATGATCCCAACTGTGCCATTGTATCAAAatccagttttaaaaaaaggagtgTGCCGATTGGATCATTAATATCCATTATTCCTGCTGACTGACATAAACAAACTATTTCTTGGAATCAatgaaaacaagcagatatttatTCTTAGATTCAGCGCGATGACTTTAGGGAATACAGAAAttgaaaataaacaagaaaatgtTGTATTTGTGAACGCTGGCATCCTTGGAGAatttattttcatcttttcttgttATTAACACAGTCAACCATTAACACTATTATCATTATCCACtcaaatattcatttttttgtaaTACATTATAAGCAAAGAGTCTGAGAACTATGTGAATCCCAACAAGTCCGGCGTCTCTGATAGCAAAACCTCAAAGTCTCTGCAGACACTGACACGACCTCTAAATAAGCATTAAAAGAATCAATTTCCTGTGTTTATGTCTGCGGTTTTTCATCGAAGCTGATATACACAGATTCTCTTCTGGATTGCACGAGCTATTTAAAATGGTTTTCCTGCTGCCAGTTCTAAGAAATGCTGTGGGAGAAATGTGGATTCCTGTCTGTTCCCGACAAGAAGGAGATCGTTCTTCCCTATTCATTATTAGTGCTCCTGCAGGCGCTGtgaaactgtgttttttaaagaggCGTCACAACTACAACAGATAACTAAACATATAATTTTCCAGCTACCTAAGCAACAGTCAGAATAAGTCATGTGTGGCTCCATTCATGGCTAAGTGTAAGTGTATCATATGTGAtacatgagttt contains:
- the LOC116318975 gene encoding uncharacterized protein LOC116318975; amino-acid sequence: MLFGRAQSVKEEKQKSEAQIQPHAQIQGQMQRYPQRLAQIQPQDSHSQTQGQTATRMPPPTQWQAQVQLPAKPQTQSHLRPNASAEKGPPSTFSHSQPHHPHSDFTDPSECVRTVHFSEKPCTPCMRRKQGGKVSRAQELRCRYRDSYQAALQNPVTFGKEKEKGTALAVVEEDGDFSLCNNRQGPLETETRDLCFNVQRMYCDSGMQNHRAEAVCKESGDYDTTPYWKPGDTNITPCMDYRGINACQFGELPEQTYDRTTVPFREPLDVKSAYGSTHNVNGTNSTVETQMTNAKAQSSSHDTAQSRVSTKHHGLPFSSSEISGKHVTLKPCEQLPNRTSSAGSPFTASQNRQVCTSDKRCSSLSTAVVDTSEKCELVIVDGKNVRRENTNSCAEIPQLHVVKCKNSTAFRLVSPKINRRKMAVPDGDQPGSASITSRNSQQTQKPSQTDTPLVAGTQKTSRPPSARPRPDHLPLGSPDPGAHPLYLGVASLTGGRDRTGRAVVELYGDHPGWRTAVTSQEIFQMLLYFHSITRTEIRDSGMTLVFDARKTNPQPHLYKALMTLQEQRPQAVSSLVLLVDKENNFRPERCPGIQTDIVTSVKSLLKLAEASQLSSHLDGTLSHGNVDWKELHQKLFPFVYDLHVASSLLLRAISKLEEPRRTDTVQGVQQCMIDQRTLMRDVLEDSRLVSLQREGGAILARLRKERDLKYPHCEDFSDAVDSVTGLYNHVEEQAHVLVQRSNVSLEHLEYLLQLREMEGHFTQIQQWFNEEGEHHLLEAESVEDSGDRMEQILNSFTGFLIEANDRRHHAMSLVSEAEQLQQRGISYPETEAFRDFVCTFKSGLEDFLCRAEACGRELQIMVNVCDFCEQATALASECIDYLDQCQSRIHAVQDLESASQVKQRDTLLQNQDSSPNIASLCQFDIHTEQGSHPATTGVSPSCTDSSILQAFHDRFQQFSPEKFQEVKAQASFLQGSRGMRVWNFAWLRCQEAWQQLQERMQNVDEVYHQQPDSSSWCEGHFVDVVSTNVQTTSPGGHNLVVQSTPGPRHPQWESIISGAVDLGKRRLILGNNCTNSTAVACCNIIVKPEDYSEAGIYQGSKVAPQSPHRSERRTEREARRRQISRARSERDTAALSQSHTVGCQWFPWGRGLGVRSASQDSCTTGVAKAGSSTPPEQRVRTPSSCSHHGQPSCRILQEAQKFQISRHGSFCSEDSCMSDHGTVGGKGTACCKHSSLPIGRNEGNFGLESPHGSASRALRLQRVMEELVFTEREYVRSLGYILTHYLPLMDRLDIPQDLRGKRGVIFGNLEKLYDFHSHYFLPELEACPREPAMMARCFLRHSESFGLYALYSKNKPQSDALILHHRHDIFKKKQQELGDMMDLSSYLLRPIQRISKYSLLLQDMLALAGSYRSKDIMQDALCTSNICTQSVSGPAVYVPDLTSSERERERAEIQAAADLIRFQMRHGNDLLTMDAIQDCDVNLKEQGQLIRQDEFTVFFRKKKCVRRVFLFEDLILFSKTKKTDIGNDVYIYKQSFKTNDIGMTHNSAMSALCFEIWFRRRKSEDTYTLRASSVEVKKAWTTDLERILWDQAAHSREMRMQERVFMGMDRKPFMDIQPSDAAICDRAVSCVVTGRIPVACCSHRGLDYPRPHSIGSGSTTSTTLSQSSSSSGRGSLPPAGHPGNLSQGVDANPAVCSSPDAVTDNELNNHHLHLNCEQCDDRHPLMDSTESSEECTNLLSNSEHSCLSAISGEIVDDDSCVSQNSQTCRTPSLRRSSSPTATRKKPGVAPKPPRRANSQVQGDALIIGKSTEV